One part of the [Pantoea] beijingensis genome encodes these proteins:
- a CDS encoding type I restriction-modification system subunit M gives MSDNTFSQTAAFIWSVADLLRGDFKQSQYGRVILPFTLLRRLECVLAPSKDAVVGEAEKLKASPLPEEGREKFLLRATNGLSFFNTSPMDLGKMGQNDIKDNLENYIQSFSKDAREIFEHFKFSEFAGLLEDANLLYKVVKKFATTDLSPKAISNHDMGLVFEELIRRFAESSNETAGEHFTPRDIVRLTTSLVFMEDDEALSKDGIIRTIYDPTAGTGGFLSSGMEYVHELNLNAVMRAFGQELNPESYAICKADMLIKGQDVSRIKLGNTLSNDQLPQDQFDYMLSNPPFGVDWKKIEGEINDEHSQKGFNGRFGPGLPRVSDGSLLFLLHLISKMRDSHNIDGSVSNGGRIGIILNGSPLFTGGAGSGESEIRRYILEADLLEGIVALPTDMFYNTGIATYVWILSNKKTAERKGKVQLIDGTNLCGKMRKSLGSKRNLMGEDDIRLITETFGAFEIVDATPLEELGLEKAAEQKSNRGRQPATAKTDAPKTFASKIFTSTDFGYRRLTIERPLRLSAQVADEAIASLRFAPKPFNAPMERLYEEFSAQWQAESYGDFSGIEAEARAIIKAEFAELKEKQIKDLLDGKLWLAQHALMEKAQQIQAALGAQPGGKDVVSNDFNQFQLTLKGAIKTAGVKLDAKENKQFIDAITTKNPDAEPVVKKVLKEDAQPLYGAFEYKDKVVEFEQDGDLRDNENVPLNPAVSTSDLIENYFKVDVLPHVADAWINADKRDAKDNEVGIVGYEIPFNRHFYVYQPPRPLEEIDADLDAVSAEIMKLLKEVHS, from the coding sequence ATGTCTGACAACACTTTCTCACAAACCGCTGCCTTTATCTGGTCGGTGGCTGACCTGCTTCGCGGTGATTTCAAGCAATCTCAGTACGGGCGTGTGATCCTGCCATTTACCCTGTTACGTCGCCTGGAGTGCGTGTTAGCGCCGAGCAAAGACGCGGTGGTTGGGGAAGCAGAGAAACTGAAGGCCAGCCCGTTGCCGGAAGAGGGACGAGAGAAGTTTTTGTTGCGTGCCACCAACGGCCTGTCGTTCTTCAATACTTCGCCGATGGACCTCGGCAAGATGGGGCAGAACGACATTAAAGACAACCTGGAGAACTATATTCAGTCGTTCTCAAAGGATGCGCGCGAAATATTCGAGCACTTCAAATTCAGCGAATTTGCTGGCCTGCTGGAAGATGCTAACCTGCTCTACAAAGTGGTGAAGAAATTCGCCACCACCGATCTCAGCCCAAAAGCAATTTCTAATCATGATATGGGTCTGGTGTTTGAAGAGTTAATCCGTCGTTTTGCGGAAAGCTCCAACGAGACGGCCGGGGAGCACTTTACTCCGCGTGATATCGTGCGTTTAACCACCTCGCTGGTGTTTATGGAGGATGATGAGGCCTTGTCGAAAGATGGCATCATCCGCACCATTTACGACCCGACGGCAGGCACCGGCGGCTTCCTCTCCTCCGGCATGGAATATGTGCACGAACTGAACCTCAATGCGGTAATGCGCGCCTTTGGTCAGGAGCTGAACCCGGAATCCTACGCCATCTGTAAAGCCGACATGCTGATCAAAGGCCAGGACGTCAGCCGCATTAAACTGGGTAACACCCTCTCTAACGACCAGCTCCCGCAGGATCAGTTCGACTACATGCTGTCGAACCCGCCGTTTGGCGTGGACTGGAAGAAAATTGAAGGCGAGATTAACGACGAGCATTCGCAGAAAGGTTTCAACGGCCGTTTCGGGCCGGGCCTGCCGCGTGTTTCCGACGGCTCCCTGCTGTTCCTCCTGCACCTGATCAGCAAAATGCGCGACAGCCACAACATCGACGGCAGCGTAAGTAACGGCGGGCGTATCGGAATCATCCTTAACGGCTCCCCACTGTTTACCGGCGGCGCAGGCAGCGGTGAAAGTGAAATCCGCCGCTACATTCTGGAAGCAGACCTGCTGGAAGGCATCGTCGCGCTGCCAACGGATATGTTCTACAACACCGGCATCGCGACCTACGTCTGGATCCTGTCGAACAAAAAAACCGCCGAGCGCAAGGGCAAAGTGCAGCTGATTGATGGCACCAACCTGTGTGGAAAAATGCGTAAGTCTTTAGGCTCCAAGCGCAACCTGATGGGCGAGGACGATATCCGGCTTATTACCGAAACCTTCGGTGCATTTGAGATCGTGGATGCGACACCTCTGGAAGAACTGGGTCTGGAAAAAGCCGCCGAGCAAAAATCTAACCGGGGCCGCCAGCCCGCCACCGCCAAAACCGACGCGCCGAAAACCTTCGCCAGCAAAATCTTTACCAGCACCGACTTTGGCTACCGCCGCCTGACCATTGAACGCCCGCTGCGTTTGTCTGCTCAGGTGGCCGATGAAGCGATTGCCAGCCTGCGCTTTGCGCCGAAGCCGTTTAACGCCCCGATGGAACGCCTGTATGAAGAGTTCTCCGCCCAATGGCAAGCAGAAAGCTACGGTGATTTCTCCGGGATTGAAGCGGAAGCGCGCGCCATCATCAAAGCTGAATTTGCCGAACTGAAAGAGAAGCAGATTAAAGACCTGCTCGACGGTAAACTGTGGCTGGCGCAGCACGCGCTGATGGAGAAAGCGCAGCAGATTCAGGCGGCACTAGGTGCGCAGCCGGGTGGTAAAGACGTAGTCAGCAACGACTTCAACCAGTTCCAGTTAACCCTGAAAGGGGCCATCAAAACGGCTGGCGTGAAACTGGATGCGAAAGAGAACAAGCAGTTTATCGACGCCATCACCACCAAAAATCCGGATGCCGAGCCGGTGGTGAAAAAAGTGCTGAAAGAAGACGCCCAGCCGCTGTACGGTGCATTTGAATACAAAGACAAAGTGGTCGAGTTTGAGCAGGACGGCGATCTGCGCGATAACGAGAACGTACCGCTAAACCCGGCAGTGTCCACCAGCGACCTGATTGAGAACTACTTCAAAGTGGACGTGCTGCCGCACGTAGCAGATGCGTGGATCAACGCCGACAAGCGTGATGCGAAAGATAACGAGGTCGGGATTGTCGGTTACGAGATCCCGTTTAACCGCCATTTCTACGTTTATCAGCCGCCGCGCCCGCTAGAAGAGATTGATGCCGATCTGGATGCGGTCAGCGCCGAGATTATGAAGCTGCTGAAGGAGGTCCATTCCTGA
- a CDS encoding restriction endonuclease subunit S translates to MEWCTVLPLGWKRTNLRWLSSIYAGGTPSKNVIDYWENGTVPWINSGAVNQSYVTEPSTFISKSAFENSSAKWIPKEALVVALAGQGKTKGMVAQLGINTTCNQSMAAIVFYEKKLSRYIYWWLTSNYQNIRNMAGGDLRDGLNLELLGDIQCPQPNNGECIRISAFLDHETAKIDNLIEKQQHLIELLKEKRQAVISHAVTKGLNPDVPMKDSGVKWLGEVPEHWLCTKIKYIALLTPKKSSVNFKNDDECTFIPMEKLKRNSLVTDESKMIRDVISGYTYFENDDLLLAKVTPCFENKNIAVARGLVNSIGFGSTEIYVLRPTKKIRVSYLLFRLQEENFIRAATGAMTGAGGLKRVPSDFLLNYPIAIPPKSEMDAIVAYLNEQEARYDLMERNATQAIQLLQERRTALISAAVTGKIDVRDWVAPATQDAEVSQEATA, encoded by the coding sequence ATGGAGTGGTGTACTGTCTTACCACTTGGATGGAAACGGACAAATTTGAGGTGGTTATCCAGCATCTATGCAGGAGGTACCCCATCGAAAAATGTTATAGATTATTGGGAAAATGGCACAGTTCCTTGGATCAATTCGGGGGCAGTAAATCAAAGTTATGTTACAGAACCATCAACATTTATTTCAAAATCTGCCTTTGAAAATAGTAGTGCTAAGTGGATACCAAAAGAGGCGCTAGTTGTAGCTTTAGCTGGCCAAGGTAAAACTAAAGGTATGGTTGCGCAGCTTGGTATTAATACCACATGCAACCAGTCGATGGCGGCAATTGTATTTTATGAAAAAAAACTCTCTCGATATATCTACTGGTGGCTCACATCTAATTACCAAAATATACGCAATATGGCTGGAGGTGATTTAAGAGATGGATTAAATCTTGAACTTTTAGGCGATATACAATGCCCTCAGCCTAATAATGGTGAGTGTATTCGAATTTCTGCTTTCCTCGATCACGAAACCGCAAAAATCGATAACTTGATCGAGAAGCAACAGCACCTGATTGAACTACTAAAAGAAAAACGTCAGGCGGTGATTAGCCATGCTGTTACCAAAGGGCTAAACCCTGATGTGCCGATGAAAGATTCTGGTGTTAAGTGGTTGGGGGAAGTGCCGGAACACTGGTTATGCACGAAAATAAAATACATAGCATTGCTAACACCTAAAAAATCATCGGTTAATTTTAAAAATGACGATGAATGTACTTTCATCCCGATGGAAAAGCTAAAAAGAAACTCTCTTGTAACAGATGAGAGTAAGATGATTCGGGATGTTATAAGTGGCTATACTTACTTTGAAAACGATGATCTTCTGTTGGCTAAGGTTACGCCATGTTTTGAAAATAAAAATATTGCTGTAGCCAGAGGGCTGGTTAATAGTATTGGATTCGGCTCTACTGAAATATATGTTTTGAGGCCAACTAAAAAAATCCGTGTGAGTTACTTATTATTTCGCCTTCAAGAGGAAAATTTTATCCGTGCCGCAACAGGTGCAATGACAGGTGCTGGTGGACTAAAACGTGTACCTTCAGATTTTCTGCTTAACTATCCAATTGCCATTCCACCAAAATCAGAAATGGATGCAATTGTTGCTTATCTCAATGAACAGGAAGCTCGGTATGACTTGATGGAGAGGAATGCAACTCAGGCAATACAGCTCCTCCAGGAACGCCGCACCGCCCTTATCTCCGCCGCCGTCACCGGAAAAATCGACGTACGCGACTGGGTAGCGCCCGCCACTCAAGACGCAGAGGTATCTCAGGAGGCCACCGCATGA